A genomic region of Mustela erminea isolate mMusErm1 chromosome 12, mMusErm1.Pri, whole genome shotgun sequence contains the following coding sequences:
- the TRIM32 gene encoding E3 ubiquitin-protein ligase TRIM32, with amino-acid sequence MPSWLVLGCISRPLKGSTMATAAAAASHLNLDALREVLECPICMESFTEEQLRPKLLHCGHTICRQCLEKLLASSINGVRCPFCSKITRITSLTQLTDNLTVLKIIDTAGLSEAVGLLMCRSCGRRLPRQFCRSCGVVLCEPCREADHQPPGHCTLPVKEAAEERRQDFGEKLARLRELMGELQRRKVALEGVSKDLQARYKAVLQEYGHEERRVQEELARSRKFFTGSLAEVEKANSQVVEEQSYLLNIAEVQAVSRCDYFLAKIKQADVALLEETADEEEPELTASLPRELTLQDVELLKVGHVGPLQIGQAVKKPRTVNMEDSWAMEAAASAASTSVTFREMDMSPEEVVASPRASPAKQRGSETAANIQQCLFLKKMGAKGSTPGMFNLPVSLYVTSQGEVLVADRGNYRIQVFTRKGFLKEIRRSPSGIDSFVLSFLGADLPNLTPLSVAMNCHGLIGVTDSYDNSLKVYTLDGHCVACHRSQLSKPWGITALPSGQFVVTDVEGGKLWCFTVDRGAGVVKYSCLCSAVRPKFVTCDAEGTVYFTQGLGLNLENRQNEHHLEGGFSIGSVGPDGQLGRQISHFFSENEDFRCIAGMCVDARGDLIVADSSRKEILHFPKGGGYSVLIREGLTCPVGIALTPKGQLLVLDCWDHCIKIYSYHLRRYSTP; translated from the coding sequence ATGCCAAGTTGGTTGGTTCTGGGCTGTATTAGCAGGCCCCTCAAGGGAAGCACGATGGCcactgcagcagcagcagcttctcACCTGAACCTGGACGCCCTCCGGGAAGTGCTGGAATGCCCCATCTGCATGGAGTCCTTCACAGAGGAGCAGCTGCGGCCCAAGCTTCTGCACTGTGGCCACACCATCTGCCGCCAGTGCCTGGAGAAGCTCCTGGCCAGTAGCATCAATGGTGTACGCTGTCCGTTCTGCAGCAAGATTACCCGCATAACCAGCCTCACCCAGTTGACAGACAACCTGACAGTGCTGAAGATCATCGACACAGCTGGGCTCAGCGAGGCTGTGGGGCTGCTCATGTGCCGGTCCTGTGGCCGGCGACTGCCCCGGCAGTTCTGCCGGAGCTGCGGCGTGGTGTTGTGTGAGCCCTGCCGGGAGGCGGACCACCAGCCCCCTGGCCACTGCACGCTTCCTGTCAAAGAAGCAGCTGAGGAGCGGCGTCAGGACTTTGGAGAGAAGCTGGCCCGCTTGCGGGAGCTCATGGGGGAGCTGCAACGCCGGAAGGTGGCCTTGGAAGGGGTCTCCAAGGACCTTCAAGCACGGTATAAAGCGGTTCTCCAGGAGTACGGCCATGAGGAACGTAGGGTCCAGGAGGAGCTGGCTCGCTCCCGGAAGTTCTTCACGGGCTCTTTGGCTGAGGTTGAGAAGGCCAACAGTCAGGTCGTCGAGGAGCAGAGCTACCTGCTTAACATTGCAGAGGTGCAGGCTGTGTCTCGCTGTGACTACTTCCTGGCCAAGATCAAGCAGGCAGATGTAGCGCTCCTGGAAGAGACCGCTGACGAGGAGGAGCCGGAGCTCACGGCCAGCCTGCCCCGGGAGCTAACCCTGCAGGATGTGGAGCTTCTCAAGGTTGGCCATGTCGGCCCCCTCCAAATCGGGCAGGCTGTTAAAAAGCCCCGGACAGTCAACATGGAAGATTCCTGGGCCATGGAGGCGGCAGCCTCTGCCGCTTCCACCTCCGTTACATTTAGAGAGATGGACATGAGCCCCGAGGAAGTGGTCGCCAGCCCTAGGGCCTCGCCTGCTAAGCAGCGGGGTTCCGAGACCGCTGCCAATATCCAGCAGTGCCTCTTTCTCAAGAAAATGGGGGCAAAAGGCAGCACGCCAGGCATGTTCAACCTTCCAGTCAGTCTCTACGTGACGAGTCAAGGCGAAGTGCTGGTTGCTGACCGAGGCAACTACCGTATCCAAGTCTTCACTCGGAAAGGCTTCTTGAAGGAGATCCGCCGCAGCCCTAGCGGCATTGACAGCTTTGTGCTGAGCTTCCTTGGGGCCGATCTGCCCAATCTCACTCCCCTCTCAGTGGCCATGAACTGCCATGGGCTCATCGGTGTGACTGACAGCTACGACAACTCCCTCAAGGTATACACCTTGGACGGTCACTGCGTGGCCTGTCACAGGAGCCAGCTAAGCAAACCCTGGGGCATCACAGCCCTTCCGTCTGGCCAGTTTGTGGTCACTGATGTGGAAGGTGGAAAGCTCTGGTGCTTCACTGTTGACCGAGGAGCAGGGGTGGTCAAATACAGCTGCCTCTGCAGTGCCGTGCGACCCAAGTTTGTCACCTGTGATGCTGAGGGCACCGTCTACTTCACCCAGGGCTTGGGCCTCAATCTGGAGAATCGGCAGAATGAGCACCACCTGGAGGGTGGCTTCTCCATTGGCTCTGTGGGCCCCGATGGGCAGCTGGGTCGCCAGATTAGCCACTTCTTCTCAGAGAATGAGGATTTCCGCTGCATCGCTGGCATGTGTGTGGATGCTCGTGGGGATCTCATCGTGGCCGATAGCAGTCGAAAGGAAATTCTCCACTTTCCTAAGGGTGGGGGCTACAGTGTCCTTATTCGAGAGGGGCTCACGTGTCCAGTGGGCATCGCCCTCACTCCTAAAGGGCAGCTGTTGGTCTTGGACTGTTGGGATCACTGCATCAAGATTTACAGCTACCATCTGAGAAGATACTCGACCCCTTAG